In Amphiura filiformis chromosome 2, Afil_fr2py, whole genome shotgun sequence, one DNA window encodes the following:
- the LOC140139767 gene encoding sphingosine 1-phosphate receptor 1-like, whose amino-acid sequence MTTERYLGICRPLQHRLVATKERTVKLIIMSWVLGVLYSGLVVPRFSKVIKVCYLWPNSDRFADMPSKFSLGCLAIHPFFNAFSLIVQTFPFVIATIFNTIMFSRIIKKLHERISGINEAVGFEQNALKSRNHVARLLFVTHAVFSLCFTPYFFVQVNVAVLYLSDYRIGIKMTDIQLWTLLWFVRVLSVVNATTNPLIYSVTNPRYRQAFLQLFSRSYASAGQKRSRPMQQASTM is encoded by the coding sequence ATGACAACAGAACGATACCTAGGAATCTGCAGACCTCTTCAACACCGCCTCGTCGCTACCAAAGAACGCACTGTGAAACTGATCATAATGTCCTGGGTACTGGGTGTACTCTACTCTGGGCTCGTTGTACCTAGATTTAGTAAGGTGATAAAGGTATGCTATTTGTGGCCAAATAGCGATCGTTTTGCAGATATGCCCTCTAAATTCAGTCTAGGCTGCCTTGCGATTCATCCCTTCTTCAACGCATTCTCTCTCATAGTTCAGACATTCCCGTTTGTTATTGCAACAATCTTCAATACCATAATGTTTAGTCGAATTATCAAGAAGTTGCACGAAAGAATATCCGGCATTAATGAAGCTGTTGGGTTTGAACAGAACGCCTTAAAATCACGTAATCACGTGGCAAGGTTGCTCTTTGTCACACACGCGGTCTTTTCTTTATGTTTCACGCCGTATTTCTTCGTTCAAGTTAATGTTGCTGTATTGTATCTCAGCGACTATCGCATCGGAATTAAGATGACAGACATTCAGCTGTGGACCTTGTTGTGGTTTGTCCGTGTTTTGTCTGTAGTAAATGCGACTACCAATCCCCTCATCTACAGCGTTACCAATCCAAGATATCGTCAAGCGTTTCTGCAGTTATTTAGCAGGAGTTACGCATCAGCAGGACAGAAGAGAAGTAGACCTATGCAACAGGCATCCACAATGTAG